The following are encoded together in the Salvia hispanica cultivar TCC Black 2014 chromosome 6, UniMelb_Shisp_WGS_1.0, whole genome shotgun sequence genome:
- the LOC125192008 gene encoding probable LRR receptor-like serine/threonine-protein kinase At1g06840, with product MGGLRFVLVGLCVALCLCWCAPNVQGQVTDAQEVTALLAVRARLKDPYKNLNWTRKFDPCAANWTGVKCYSNTSDGYLHVEELRLLRLNLSGELAPELGQLTHMKILDFLWNNITGSIPKEIGKITALVHLLLSGNQISGPLPDELGFLPNLNKFQLDLNMISGPIPKSFANLASVQHFHMNNNRFSGQIPPEIGTLPLLKHVLLDNNQLSGYLPPELALMPSLTILQLDNNNFAGTGIPDSYANITKLVKLSLRNCSLEGTIPDLSSLRRLLYLDLSVNRLTGKIMGNRLSQNITTIILSHNELNGSIPSNFSSLPRLQKLALNNNLLSGSVPSDIWDNVLFTSESKLDINFENNLLSDISGTLNIPPNVTLKLSGNPVCSSANQRNIASFCGGSNGGEDIPDESLEKPALLSCPPQICPIQGNFEYIPTLLDQCVCAAPFGVGVRLRSPSIYQFPPYLDLFKDFIISGIKLYRYQIHVESISWESGPRLRMFLLFFPDHNKSTVFDASEVQDIATVFARFTIPGSDVFGPYDLLNFTAKGPYSNFLLPSINNGGGGLSKGALVGIVLGSISCAGVIIACLLLFLQKRRQQSNSKYSVKDKSFPKVSMKVEGVKAFDFDDLEKATNNFSTQIGQGGYGKVYKGTTADGAVVAIKRAQQGSLQGDKEFYTEIEMLSRLHHRNLVSLVGYCDEKDEQMLVYEFMPNGSLHDLLTAKYTAPLNLETRLHIALGASRGILYLHTEADPPIIHRDIKANNILLDSKWTAKVSDFGISRLAPVSDAIGDTAAHISTNVKGTPGYVDPEYFLTHKLTEKSDVYSLGIVFLELVTGMQPIAHGRNIVREVNTACQSGMMFSIIDRSMGPFPEDIVKKFMTLALRCSMDETKDRPSMLEVVRELENISSMLNPSISTSPSPPTSSLYGDRTTSYATMDLLPGTGTDLVSGVIHTINPR from the exons ATGGGAGGGCTGAGATTTGTGTTGGTTGGATTATGTGTTGCTCTTTGTTTATGTTGGTGTGCTCCAAATGTGCAGGGACAGGTTACTGATGCACAAGAAG TTACCGCTTTACTAGCTGTCCGCGCCAGACTAAAGGATCCTTACAAAAATCTGAACTGGACGAGGAAGTTTGATCCCTGTGCCGCAAACTGGACAGGGGTCAAATGCTACTCGAACACCTCTGATGGCTATCTGCACGTTGAAGAACT GCGCTTACTACGGCTGAATCTGTCCGGAGAGTTGGCACCGGAGCTTGGGCAGCTAACTCACATGAAGATATT GGACTTCTTGTGGAACAACATCACTGGAAGCATACCAAAGGAGATTGGCAAAATCACTGCACTTGTTCACTT GCTTTTGAGTGGGAATCAAATATCAGGCCCTCTACCAGATGAGCTTGGTTTTCTTCCCAACTTAAACAAATTTCAGTTGGATCTCAACATGATATCCGGACCGATCCCCAAATCCTTCGCGAACTTAGCCAGCGTTCAGCATTT CCACATGAACAACAACCGATTCAGTGGCCAGATCCCGCCTGAGATTGGTACCCTTCCTTTACTTAAACACGT CCTTCTTGATAACAACCAGCTGTCTGGCTATCTTCCACCTGAGCTCGCCCTCATGCCTAGCTTGACGATTCT TCAACTAGACAACAACAACTTTGCTGGGACTGGGATTCCAGATTCTTATGCCAATATTACCAAGCTTGTCAAGCT GAGTCTTCGAAACTGCAGCCTCGAAGGAACAATACCTGATCTTAGTAGTCTCAGACGCCTTCTTTACTT GGATCTAAGTGTGAATCGGCTCACTGGAAAGATAATGGGAAACAGACTCTCTCAAAACATTACAACCAT TATTCTATCACACAATGAGCTCAACGGTTCCATTCCATCCAACTTCTCTTCCCTCCCTCGACTTCAGAAATT GGCTCTCAACAACAACTTATTGAGCGGATCTGTGCCCTCGGACATTTGGGACAATGTATTGTTCACTTCAGAATCAAAACTTGATAT aaattttgaaaataacttGCTTTCTGATATTTCCGGCACCCTTAATATTCCTCCAAATGTTACACTAAA GCTTAGCGGAAACCCTGTGTGTAGTAGTGCAAACCAGCGAAACATCGCCTCGTTCTGTGGAGGTAGTAACGGTGGTGAAGACATACCTGACGAGAGCTTGGAGAAGCCTGCATTGTTGAGCTGTCCGCCTCAGATTTGTCCCATCCAAGGCAACTTTGAATACATCCCAACTCTGCTAGATCAATGCGTATGTGCAGCACCTTTTGGCGTGGGAGTGCGGCTTAGGAGTCCCAGCATATATCAATTCCCTCCGTATCTGGATCTATTTAAAGATTTCATAATATCAGGCATTAAGCTGTATCGTTACCAGATTCATGTTGAGTCGATCTCATGGGAAAGTGGTCCGAGGCTGAGAATGTTTCTGCTCTTCTTTCCGGACCACAACAAATCAACTGTGTTTGATGCTAGTGAGGTTCAAGACATTGCAACTGTGTTTGCTCGCTTCACGATACCTGGGAGTGATGTATTTGGGCCTTACGACCTCCTCAACTTCACAGCCAAGGGACCCTACTCCAACT TTCTGCTGCCCTCCATAAACAACGGTGGCGGTGGTCTGAGCAAAGGTGCATTGGTTGGAATCGTGCTTGGATCCATCTCATGTGCCGGTGTGATAATTGCCTGCCTCCTGCTTTTCCTTCAGAAACGGCGACAGCAGTCCAACTCTAAATATTCTGTCAAGGATAAATCAT TCCCCAAAGTCTCGATGAAGGTGGAGGGTGTGAAGGCGTTTGATTTCGATGATTTGGAGAAGGCAACGAACAATTTCAGCACTCAGATAGGGCAAGGAGGATATGGAAAAGTGTACAAAGGCACTACAGCAGACGGTGCAGTGGTTGCTATAAAGCGTGCACAGCAAGGTTCGTTGCAGGGCGACAAGGAGTTCTACACAGAGATTGAAATGCTTTCTCGCCTGCATCATCGTAATCTGGTGTCACTGGTTGGGTATTGTGATGAGAAGGATGAGCAAATGCTGGTTTATGAGTTCATGCCCAATGGCTCCCTCCATGACCTCCTAACTG CCAAATACACAGCACCTCTTAATCTAGAAACAAGACTGCACATTGCACTTGGCGCTTCGAGAGGCATTCTTTACCTGCACACGGAAGCTGATCCACCCATTATCCACCGCGACATCAAGGCCAATAACATATTACTGGACTCCAAATGGACAGCTAAAGTCTCGGACTTTGGCATCTCAAGGCTTGCGCCTGTCTCAGATGCCATAGGAGATACAGCTGCTCACATATCCACCAATGTTAAAGGCACACCG GGGTACGTGGACCCAGAATACTTTCTGACACACAAGTTAACAGAGAAGAGCGATGTGTATAGCCTTGGCATTGTATTCTTGGAGCTGGTGACAGGAATGCAGCCTATAGCTCATGGAAGGAACATTGTGAGAGAG GTGAACACAGCATGCCAATCTGGGATGATGTTTTCCATCATAGACAGGTCAATGGGGCCATTCCCTGAAGACATTGTGAAGAAATTCATGACTTTAGCTCTGAGATGCTCCATGGATGAGACCAAGGACAGACCTTCCATGCTAGAAGTAGTGAGAGAGCTAGAGAATATATCATCCATGCTCAACCCAAGTATCTCCACCTCACCCTCCCCTCCGACTTCATCTCTCTACGGCGACAGAACAACTAGTTACGCCACCATGGATCTCCTGCCCGGAACTGGAACCGACCTTGTTAGTGGCGTCATTCACACGATCAATCCTCGCTGA
- the LOC125192541 gene encoding histone acetyltransferase TAP1, whose product MPAQGLVVLPNSASDLNLYPRIVSFGCRCQCHPPLNFPLSTGSRKEKIYRLKASFWESIRSGILKNNTTTQVVEPPVTTEEEEEPLPEEFVLVESTRPDGTIEQIIFSSGGNVDVYDLQTLCDKVGWPRRPLSKLAAALRNSYMVVTLHSVSKSTGEEGNDQKKLIGMARATSDHAFNATIWDVLVDPSYQGQGLGKALIEKLIRALLQRDIGNISLFADSKVVEFYRNLGFEADPEGIKGMFWYPKN is encoded by the exons ATGCCAGCCCAAGGACTGGTAGTGTTGCCCAATTCTGCTTCCGACCTGAATCT CTACCCGCGAATTGTTTCTTTCGGTTGCCGCTGCCAATGCCATCCTCCCCTTAATTTCCCTCTTTCCACAG GAAGCCGAAAAGAAAAGATTTATAGACTTAAGGCGAGCTTCTGGGAATCTATTAGATCAGG gattttaaaaaacaatactACTACCCAAGTTGTAGAGCCTCCGGTCACTactgaagaagaggaagagccCTTGCCCGAGGAATTTGTTCTCGTTGAGAGCACCAGACCTGATGGAACAATTGAGCAGATAATTTTTTCTTCCGGTGGGAATGTTGATGTGTATGATCTCCAGACTTTATGCGATAAG GTTGGTTGGCCTCGGAGGCCTCTGTCAAAGCTAGCAGCAGCCCTAAGAAATAGCTACATGGTTGTTACTCTGCATTCCGTTAGCAAGTCAACTGGAGAAG AGGGAAATGACCAAAAGAAGTTGATAGGAATGGCCCGGGCTACATCCGATCATGCTTTCAATGCAACAATTTGGGATGTCCTTGTTGATCCTTCTTATCAG GGCCAAGGACTTGGAAAAGCCCTGATAGAGAAGCTTATAAGGGCCCTTTTGCAGCGTGACATCGGAAATATTTCACTCTTTGCAGACAGTAAAG TTGTGGAGTTCTATCGCAACCTAGGATTTGAAGCTGATCCAGAGGGCATCAAGGGTATGTTTTGGTACCCGAAGAACTAG
- the LOC125194875 gene encoding uncharacterized protein LOC125194875 isoform X1, producing MADENSDNRQQEDSAVGDGGDKCGNVDDTNTASSSNSAMADGLSRLISSVMTAFDSRAEATGRSQDQLAFALDRLTGELDKLLEDAPSPFIMQHAARISGVRKRVKSLNSVLKSIQRRIDNMDRMLSAGLAHGAETMAGESSEQQHAQ from the exons ATGGCGGACGAGAATTCAGATAATCGGCAGCAAGAAGATTCTGCCGTCGGAGATGGCGGTGATAAATGCGGTAATGTCGACGACACTAACACTGCAAGTAGCTCAAATTCAGCAATGGCAGATGGTTTGTCTCGGTTGATTTCATCTGTCATGACTGCCTTCGATTCCCGAGCTGAAGCCACTGGCCGGAGCCAAGATCAACTCGCCTTCGCACTCGATCGTCTCACCGGAG AGCTTGACAAATTGCTAGAGGATGCTCCATCACCGTTTATTATGCAGCACGCAGCTAGGATTTCTGGTGTTAGGAAAAGGGTTAAATCATTGAATAGTGTTTTGAAGTCCATTCAAAGGAGAATTGACAATATGGATCGGATGCTGTCCGCTGGATTAGCTCATG GTGCAGAAACAATGGCGGGTGAAAGCAGTGAGCAGCAGCATGCTCAATAA
- the LOC125194875 gene encoding uncharacterized protein LOC125194875 isoform X2: MADENSDNRQQEDSAVGDGGDKCGNVDDTNTASSSNSAMADGLSRLISSVMTAFDSRAEATGRSQDQLAFALDRLTGELDKLLEDAPSPFIMQHAARISGVRKRVKSLNSVLKSIQRRIDNMDRMLSAGLAHETMAGESSEQQHAQ; the protein is encoded by the exons ATGGCGGACGAGAATTCAGATAATCGGCAGCAAGAAGATTCTGCCGTCGGAGATGGCGGTGATAAATGCGGTAATGTCGACGACACTAACACTGCAAGTAGCTCAAATTCAGCAATGGCAGATGGTTTGTCTCGGTTGATTTCATCTGTCATGACTGCCTTCGATTCCCGAGCTGAAGCCACTGGCCGGAGCCAAGATCAACTCGCCTTCGCACTCGATCGTCTCACCGGAG AGCTTGACAAATTGCTAGAGGATGCTCCATCACCGTTTATTATGCAGCACGCAGCTAGGATTTCTGGTGTTAGGAAAAGGGTTAAATCATTGAATAGTGTTTTGAAGTCCATTCAAAGGAGAATTGACAATATGGATCGGATGCTGTCCGCTGGATTAGCTCATG AAACAATGGCGGGTGAAAGCAGTGAGCAGCAGCATGCTCAATAA
- the LOC125194873 gene encoding BTB/POZ domain-containing protein At3g08570-like isoform X2: MKSKRCICVKSKRMQPLSAATPNFSTTFANRIFSDVAGDITIIVDGESFLLHKFPLVARSGKIRKLVADAKTSKLELTNFPGGPEMFELAAKFCYCMNFVITIANVAPLRCAAEYLEMTEDYQDENLVERTQTYLTQVVCPSLENSVQVLSACEKLLPLAEEVGIPDICIAAIAMNACKEQLVSRLDCDSGSLEWWADDISGLGISFYRRVVISMRQSGVRTDSIVASLMHYAETWLKGIGKHQIWNPARTSLIESGQRSILETLVTLLPMEKNSCIPLNFLFGMTRVAIMVEATLSCRVELERRIAYRLEMALLDDLLIPSLQTGDSLFDVDTIHRILVQFLHRIEEEEEECGYESEEMGHGCLLKVARLVDAYLAEIAPDPYLRLDKFIAMIEVLPDYARVIDDGIYRSIDIYLKLCLLISHIRC; this comes from the exons ATGAAAAGCAAAAGGTGCATCTGCGTAAAGAGCAAAAG AATGCAGCCTCTCTCCGCCGCCACTCCCAACTTCTCCACCACCTTTGCCAACCG CATTTTCTCTGATGTTGCTGGAGACATCACAATTATTGTTGATGGAGAATCCTTTCTACTGCATAAG TTCCCCCTTGTTGCTCGAAGTGGAAAGATCCGCAAGCTGGTTGCCGATGCCAAGACGTCCAAGCTAGAACTCACCAACTTCCCCGGAGGCCCTGAAATGTTTGAACTTGCAGCCAAGTTTTGTTACTGCATGAATTTTGTAATCACCATTGCAAATGTAGCCCCCCTGCGCTGCGCTGCTGAGTACTTGGAGATGACAGAAGATTATCAAGACGAAAACCTCGTTGAGCGCACACAGACGTATCTCACCCAAGTTGTATGTCCAAGTCTTGAAAATTCAgtgcaagttctatctgcttGTGAGAAGCTTCTACCTCTTGCTGAAGAGGTAGGGATCCCGGATATATGCATTGCTGCCATTGCCATGAATGCTTGCAAGGAGCAGCTGGTTTCGCGTTTAGATTGTGATAGTGGATCGTTGGAGTGGTGGGCTGATGATATCTCGGGGTTAGGTATCAGTTTTTATCGTAGGGTTGTGATTTCCATGCGACAGAGTGGTGTTAGGACGGATAGTATAGTTGCCTCTCTGATGCATTATGCTGAGACATGGTTGAAGGGTATAGGGAAGCATCAGATATGGAATCCGGCAAGAACTAGTTTGATTGAGAGCGGGCAGAGGAGTATTCTCGAAACGCTTGTAACTCTGTTACCTATGGAGAAAAACTCTTGCATTCCGTTGAACTTTTTGTTTGGGATGACGAGGGTGGCCATCATGGTGGAGGCCACATTAAGTTGCCGGGTTGAGCTGGAGAGGAGGATCGCGTACAGATTAGAGATGGCTTTGCTGGATGATCTGCTTATACCGTCGCTTCAAACAGGGGACTCCTTGTTTGATGTTGATACTATTCATCGCATTCTTGTTCAGTTCTTGCATCGGattgaggaggaggaggaagaatgTGGGTACGAATCGGAGGAGATGGGGCATGGGTGCCTGCTGAAAGTTGCGAGGCTTGTTGATGCATATTTAGCTGAGATTGCTCCTGACCCTTATTTGAGGCTTGACAAATTTATTGCTATGATCGAGGTGCTGCCTGATTATGCTCGTGTCATCGATGATGGAATTTATAGGTCCATTGACATCTACTTAAAG TTGTGTTTGTTAATTAGTCACATCCGATGCTGA
- the LOC125194873 gene encoding BTB/POZ domain-containing protein At3g08570-like isoform X1, producing the protein MKSKRCICVKSKRMQPLSAATPNFSTTFANRIFSDVAGDITIIVDGESFLLHKFPLVARSGKIRKLVADAKTSKLELTNFPGGPEMFELAAKFCYCMNFVITIANVAPLRCAAEYLEMTEDYQDENLVERTQTYLTQVVCPSLENSVQVLSACEKLLPLAEEVGIPDICIAAIAMNACKEQLVSRLDCDSGSLEWWADDISGLGISFYRRVVISMRQSGVRTDSIVASLMHYAETWLKGIGKHQIWNPARTSLIESGQRSILETLVTLLPMEKNSCIPLNFLFGMTRVAIMVEATLSCRVELERRIAYRLEMALLDDLLIPSLQTGDSLFDVDTIHRILVQFLHRIEEEEEECGYESEEMGHGCLLKVARLVDAYLAEIAPDPYLRLDKFIAMIEVLPDYARVIDDGIYRSIDIYLKSHPMLSEHECNKLCKLIDCQKLSQEGCNHAAQNERLPVHLVVRVLYFEQVRMKSALCGEGQKMSCSGVGSAAMSPRDTYASLRRENRELKLEISRMRVRLSDLEKEQVVMKEGMIDKCRQGNSVLTSISRGIAILKQHKLKPRRSKR; encoded by the exons ATGAAAAGCAAAAGGTGCATCTGCGTAAAGAGCAAAAG AATGCAGCCTCTCTCCGCCGCCACTCCCAACTTCTCCACCACCTTTGCCAACCG CATTTTCTCTGATGTTGCTGGAGACATCACAATTATTGTTGATGGAGAATCCTTTCTACTGCATAAG TTCCCCCTTGTTGCTCGAAGTGGAAAGATCCGCAAGCTGGTTGCCGATGCCAAGACGTCCAAGCTAGAACTCACCAACTTCCCCGGAGGCCCTGAAATGTTTGAACTTGCAGCCAAGTTTTGTTACTGCATGAATTTTGTAATCACCATTGCAAATGTAGCCCCCCTGCGCTGCGCTGCTGAGTACTTGGAGATGACAGAAGATTATCAAGACGAAAACCTCGTTGAGCGCACACAGACGTATCTCACCCAAGTTGTATGTCCAAGTCTTGAAAATTCAgtgcaagttctatctgcttGTGAGAAGCTTCTACCTCTTGCTGAAGAGGTAGGGATCCCGGATATATGCATTGCTGCCATTGCCATGAATGCTTGCAAGGAGCAGCTGGTTTCGCGTTTAGATTGTGATAGTGGATCGTTGGAGTGGTGGGCTGATGATATCTCGGGGTTAGGTATCAGTTTTTATCGTAGGGTTGTGATTTCCATGCGACAGAGTGGTGTTAGGACGGATAGTATAGTTGCCTCTCTGATGCATTATGCTGAGACATGGTTGAAGGGTATAGGGAAGCATCAGATATGGAATCCGGCAAGAACTAGTTTGATTGAGAGCGGGCAGAGGAGTATTCTCGAAACGCTTGTAACTCTGTTACCTATGGAGAAAAACTCTTGCATTCCGTTGAACTTTTTGTTTGGGATGACGAGGGTGGCCATCATGGTGGAGGCCACATTAAGTTGCCGGGTTGAGCTGGAGAGGAGGATCGCGTACAGATTAGAGATGGCTTTGCTGGATGATCTGCTTATACCGTCGCTTCAAACAGGGGACTCCTTGTTTGATGTTGATACTATTCATCGCATTCTTGTTCAGTTCTTGCATCGGattgaggaggaggaggaagaatgTGGGTACGAATCGGAGGAGATGGGGCATGGGTGCCTGCTGAAAGTTGCGAGGCTTGTTGATGCATATTTAGCTGAGATTGCTCCTGACCCTTATTTGAGGCTTGACAAATTTATTGCTATGATCGAGGTGCTGCCTGATTATGCTCGTGTCATCGATGATGGAATTTATAGGTCCATTGACATCTACTTAAAG TCACATCCGATGCTGAGTGAGCACGAGTGCAACAAGTTATGCAAGCTGATCGACTGCCAGAAACTGTCCCAAGAAGGTTGCAACCACGCTGCCCAGAACGAGAGGCTCCCGGTGCATTTGGTGGTGAGGGTTTTATACTTTGAGCAGGTGCGGATGAAGAGTGCTCTGTGTGGAGAGGGGCAGAAGATGAGCTGCAGCGGGGTGGGCAGCGCTGCCATGTCCCCACGAGACACATATGCTTCGCTGAGGAGGGAGAATCGGGAGTTGAAACTGGAGATATCGAGAATGAGGGTGAGGCTAAGTGATCTGGAGAAAGAGCAGGTGGTGATGAAGGAGGGGATGATAGACAAGTGTAGGCAGGGTAATAGTGTGTTAACCTCCATTTCTAGAGGGATTGCTATACTTAAACAGCACAAGCTCAAACCAAGGAGAAGTAAGAGATGA